A stretch of the Ornithodoros turicata isolate Travis chromosome 4, ASM3712646v1, whole genome shotgun sequence genome encodes the following:
- the LOC135392023 gene encoding uncharacterized protein LOC135392023 isoform X1, producing the protein MGIHECFKHIRQCCEDYPCLAMLCPASQGTLGAVYTLFYSTVRAALSAVPLRNMRTKHASRNATCFIALCFILWLSIAAASPVAADLPEEVREEASNVHSESPFYTCRQSQDTFITPICSCDPSCNRYGVCCIDVAKDVPHVRYMCNPLPSGGRQFWVIVSCAERRIRQGMKERCQGQFRGDFPYGSFQYSIDIPSFHEPSRVLYRNRYCLDCNGGRRDEAYSWHSKLDWVGPSPGNMSADSQQQMMMYNAERNVYWMMHAGIMYNATVRSAAFEWKNFTKAFNTMECSPTVDECPKGSDPALARKCALYAAYYTPSGTKQVTYKNFHCALCNGVSRTTVEKDGERAKFIQSLISLQTIKPTSDDSLFELDPQTDHTKCGDGHIRLPGLNCCQAFGCRGGTEKGTNGCLHPNGTLSHTWLVFERDQVTILPNHTLYLNFNGKIVSSDDYEIDSWTGRILVRVQYKYIGAKFTSNALPTEPTQCSKTNDHPYTWMSYGANFVMLVVIILCAGFHVKRRCKPSQPLARDGAGTIQPPDGAKGAECRNQNGYSGARYTAGACSSNNTRGHVEFVSNDTHG; encoded by the coding sequence GCAGTGCTGTGAAGACTACCCGTGCTTGGCCATGTTGTGTCCTGCATCACAAGGGACCTTGGGTGCTGTCTATACTCTATTCTACTCTACTGTGCGTGCCGCACTGTCGGCAGTACCGCTCCGTAACATGCGCACCAAGCACGCATCACGAAACGCAACATGTTTCATCGCACTTTGCTTCATCCTCTGGCTGTCTATCGCTGCTGCATCCCCAGTAGCAGCTGATCTCCCAGAAGAGGTTCGCGAAGAAGCCTCCAATGTGCACAGCGAATCTCCCTTCTATACTTGCAGGCAATCTCAAGATACCTTTATTACACCGATTTGTTCTTGCGACCCATCTTGCAATCGGTACGGGGTCTGTTGCATCGACGTTGCTAAAGATGTACCACATGTACGTTACATGTGTAATCCGCTACCAAGTGGTGGACGTCAGTTTTGGGTGATAGTGTCATGTGCAGAACGACGCATTCGACAGGGGATGAAAGAGAGATGCCAGGGACAATTTAGGGGCGATTTTCCTTATGGATCGTTCCAGTACAGCATTGACATTCCTTCCTTTCACGAGCCGTCAAGGGTCCTGTATCGAAACCGTTACTGTCTAGACTGCAACGGGGGACGACGAGACGAGGCTTACAGCTGGCACAGTAAACTTGATTGGGTCGGACCGTCACCAGGGAACATGAGTGCTGATAGCCAACAGCAGATGATGATGTATAACGCCGAACGAAACGTTTATTGGATGATGCACGCGGGTATCATGTACAATGCTACAGTTCGAAGCGCTGCGTTTGAGTGGAAGAATTTTACGAAAGCGTTCAACACGATGGAGTGCTCTCCCACCGTGGATGAATGTCCCAAAGGAAGCGACCCTGCACTCGCTCGGAAGTGTGCACTGTACGCTGCCTATTATACCCCGAGCGGTACAAAACAAGTAACATACAAGAACTTCCACTGTGCCCTCTGTAACGGAGTGTCCCGTACAACGGTTGAGAAAGACGGCGAACGAGCAAAATTTATTCAATCGTTGATTAGCCTTCAAACCATCAAACCCACTTCAGACGACTCCTTGTTTGAGCTCGACCCACAGACAGATCACACCAAGTGTGGTGATGGTCACATAAGGCTGCCAGGGCTAAACTGCTGTCAAGCTTTCGGCTGCAGAGGGGGCACAGAGAAAGGCACCAACGGTTGTCTACACCCCAACGGTACCCTTAGCCACACCTGGCTCGTGTTTGAACGAGACCAAGTCACCATCCTCCCTAACCACACACTGTACTTAAACTTCAATGGCAAAATTGTGAGTTCCGATGACTATGAAATAGACAGCTGGACGGGGCGTATCCTTGTGCGTGTCCAATATAAATATATCGGAGCAAAATTTACATCGAATGCCTTGCCAACGGAACCCACACAGTGTTCTAAAACCAATGACCATCCTTATACCTGGATGTCTTATGGAGCCAATTTCGTCATGCTTGTTGTGATTATACTGTGTGCTGGGTTTCATGTTAAGAGGAGATGCAAGCCAAGCCAACCCTTGGCACGAGACGGTGCTGGGACCATTCAGCCACCAGATGGTGCTAAAGGCGCCGAGTGCCGTAACCAGAACGG
- the LOC135392023 gene encoding uncharacterized protein LOC135392023 isoform X2: MDIRQCCEDYPCLAMLCPASQGTLGAVYTLFYSTVRAALSAVPLRNMRTKHASRNATCFIALCFILWLSIAAASPVAADLPEEVREEASNVHSESPFYTCRQSQDTFITPICSCDPSCNRYGVCCIDVAKDVPHVRYMCNPLPSGGRQFWVIVSCAERRIRQGMKERCQGQFRGDFPYGSFQYSIDIPSFHEPSRVLYRNRYCLDCNGGRRDEAYSWHSKLDWVGPSPGNMSADSQQQMMMYNAERNVYWMMHAGIMYNATVRSAAFEWKNFTKAFNTMECSPTVDECPKGSDPALARKCALYAAYYTPSGTKQVTYKNFHCALCNGVSRTTVEKDGERAKFIQSLISLQTIKPTSDDSLFELDPQTDHTKCGDGHIRLPGLNCCQAFGCRGGTEKGTNGCLHPNGTLSHTWLVFERDQVTILPNHTLYLNFNGKIVSSDDYEIDSWTGRILVRVQYKYIGAKFTSNALPTEPTQCSKTNDHPYTWMSYGANFVMLVVIILCAGFHVKRRCKPSQPLARDGAGTIQPPDGAKGAECRNQNGYSGARYTAGACSSNNTRGHVEFVSNDTHG; the protein is encoded by the coding sequence GCAGTGCTGTGAAGACTACCCGTGCTTGGCCATGTTGTGTCCTGCATCACAAGGGACCTTGGGTGCTGTCTATACTCTATTCTACTCTACTGTGCGTGCCGCACTGTCGGCAGTACCGCTCCGTAACATGCGCACCAAGCACGCATCACGAAACGCAACATGTTTCATCGCACTTTGCTTCATCCTCTGGCTGTCTATCGCTGCTGCATCCCCAGTAGCAGCTGATCTCCCAGAAGAGGTTCGCGAAGAAGCCTCCAATGTGCACAGCGAATCTCCCTTCTATACTTGCAGGCAATCTCAAGATACCTTTATTACACCGATTTGTTCTTGCGACCCATCTTGCAATCGGTACGGGGTCTGTTGCATCGACGTTGCTAAAGATGTACCACATGTACGTTACATGTGTAATCCGCTACCAAGTGGTGGACGTCAGTTTTGGGTGATAGTGTCATGTGCAGAACGACGCATTCGACAGGGGATGAAAGAGAGATGCCAGGGACAATTTAGGGGCGATTTTCCTTATGGATCGTTCCAGTACAGCATTGACATTCCTTCCTTTCACGAGCCGTCAAGGGTCCTGTATCGAAACCGTTACTGTCTAGACTGCAACGGGGGACGACGAGACGAGGCTTACAGCTGGCACAGTAAACTTGATTGGGTCGGACCGTCACCAGGGAACATGAGTGCTGATAGCCAACAGCAGATGATGATGTATAACGCCGAACGAAACGTTTATTGGATGATGCACGCGGGTATCATGTACAATGCTACAGTTCGAAGCGCTGCGTTTGAGTGGAAGAATTTTACGAAAGCGTTCAACACGATGGAGTGCTCTCCCACCGTGGATGAATGTCCCAAAGGAAGCGACCCTGCACTCGCTCGGAAGTGTGCACTGTACGCTGCCTATTATACCCCGAGCGGTACAAAACAAGTAACATACAAGAACTTCCACTGTGCCCTCTGTAACGGAGTGTCCCGTACAACGGTTGAGAAAGACGGCGAACGAGCAAAATTTATTCAATCGTTGATTAGCCTTCAAACCATCAAACCCACTTCAGACGACTCCTTGTTTGAGCTCGACCCACAGACAGATCACACCAAGTGTGGTGATGGTCACATAAGGCTGCCAGGGCTAAACTGCTGTCAAGCTTTCGGCTGCAGAGGGGGCACAGAGAAAGGCACCAACGGTTGTCTACACCCCAACGGTACCCTTAGCCACACCTGGCTCGTGTTTGAACGAGACCAAGTCACCATCCTCCCTAACCACACACTGTACTTAAACTTCAATGGCAAAATTGTGAGTTCCGATGACTATGAAATAGACAGCTGGACGGGGCGTATCCTTGTGCGTGTCCAATATAAATATATCGGAGCAAAATTTACATCGAATGCCTTGCCAACGGAACCCACACAGTGTTCTAAAACCAATGACCATCCTTATACCTGGATGTCTTATGGAGCCAATTTCGTCATGCTTGTTGTGATTATACTGTGTGCTGGGTTTCATGTTAAGAGGAGATGCAAGCCAAGCCAACCCTTGGCACGAGACGGTGCTGGGACCATTCAGCCACCAGATGGTGCTAAAGGCGCCGAGTGCCGTAACCAGAACGG
- the LOC135392023 gene encoding uncharacterized protein LOC135392023 isoform X3 — MLCPASQGTLGAVYTLFYSTVRAALSAVPLRNMRTKHASRNATCFIALCFILWLSIAAASPVAADLPEEVREEASNVHSESPFYTCRQSQDTFITPICSCDPSCNRYGVCCIDVAKDVPHVRYMCNPLPSGGRQFWVIVSCAERRIRQGMKERCQGQFRGDFPYGSFQYSIDIPSFHEPSRVLYRNRYCLDCNGGRRDEAYSWHSKLDWVGPSPGNMSADSQQQMMMYNAERNVYWMMHAGIMYNATVRSAAFEWKNFTKAFNTMECSPTVDECPKGSDPALARKCALYAAYYTPSGTKQVTYKNFHCALCNGVSRTTVEKDGERAKFIQSLISLQTIKPTSDDSLFELDPQTDHTKCGDGHIRLPGLNCCQAFGCRGGTEKGTNGCLHPNGTLSHTWLVFERDQVTILPNHTLYLNFNGKIVSSDDYEIDSWTGRILVRVQYKYIGAKFTSNALPTEPTQCSKTNDHPYTWMSYGANFVMLVVIILCAGFHVKRRCKPSQPLARDGAGTIQPPDGAKGAECRNQNGYSGARYTAGACSSNNTRGHVEFVSNDTHG; from the coding sequence ATGTTGTGTCCTGCATCACAAGGGACCTTGGGTGCTGTCTATACTCTATTCTACTCTACTGTGCGTGCCGCACTGTCGGCAGTACCGCTCCGTAACATGCGCACCAAGCACGCATCACGAAACGCAACATGTTTCATCGCACTTTGCTTCATCCTCTGGCTGTCTATCGCTGCTGCATCCCCAGTAGCAGCTGATCTCCCAGAAGAGGTTCGCGAAGAAGCCTCCAATGTGCACAGCGAATCTCCCTTCTATACTTGCAGGCAATCTCAAGATACCTTTATTACACCGATTTGTTCTTGCGACCCATCTTGCAATCGGTACGGGGTCTGTTGCATCGACGTTGCTAAAGATGTACCACATGTACGTTACATGTGTAATCCGCTACCAAGTGGTGGACGTCAGTTTTGGGTGATAGTGTCATGTGCAGAACGACGCATTCGACAGGGGATGAAAGAGAGATGCCAGGGACAATTTAGGGGCGATTTTCCTTATGGATCGTTCCAGTACAGCATTGACATTCCTTCCTTTCACGAGCCGTCAAGGGTCCTGTATCGAAACCGTTACTGTCTAGACTGCAACGGGGGACGACGAGACGAGGCTTACAGCTGGCACAGTAAACTTGATTGGGTCGGACCGTCACCAGGGAACATGAGTGCTGATAGCCAACAGCAGATGATGATGTATAACGCCGAACGAAACGTTTATTGGATGATGCACGCGGGTATCATGTACAATGCTACAGTTCGAAGCGCTGCGTTTGAGTGGAAGAATTTTACGAAAGCGTTCAACACGATGGAGTGCTCTCCCACCGTGGATGAATGTCCCAAAGGAAGCGACCCTGCACTCGCTCGGAAGTGTGCACTGTACGCTGCCTATTATACCCCGAGCGGTACAAAACAAGTAACATACAAGAACTTCCACTGTGCCCTCTGTAACGGAGTGTCCCGTACAACGGTTGAGAAAGACGGCGAACGAGCAAAATTTATTCAATCGTTGATTAGCCTTCAAACCATCAAACCCACTTCAGACGACTCCTTGTTTGAGCTCGACCCACAGACAGATCACACCAAGTGTGGTGATGGTCACATAAGGCTGCCAGGGCTAAACTGCTGTCAAGCTTTCGGCTGCAGAGGGGGCACAGAGAAAGGCACCAACGGTTGTCTACACCCCAACGGTACCCTTAGCCACACCTGGCTCGTGTTTGAACGAGACCAAGTCACCATCCTCCCTAACCACACACTGTACTTAAACTTCAATGGCAAAATTGTGAGTTCCGATGACTATGAAATAGACAGCTGGACGGGGCGTATCCTTGTGCGTGTCCAATATAAATATATCGGAGCAAAATTTACATCGAATGCCTTGCCAACGGAACCCACACAGTGTTCTAAAACCAATGACCATCCTTATACCTGGATGTCTTATGGAGCCAATTTCGTCATGCTTGTTGTGATTATACTGTGTGCTGGGTTTCATGTTAAGAGGAGATGCAAGCCAAGCCAACCCTTGGCACGAGACGGTGCTGGGACCATTCAGCCACCAGATGGTGCTAAAGGCGCCGAGTGCCGTAACCAGAACGG